Proteins encoded in a region of the Pieris napi chromosome 5, ilPieNapi1.2, whole genome shotgun sequence genome:
- the LOC125049887 gene encoding superoxide dismutase [Cu-Zn]-like isoform X1, which translates to MNLRLHVFFGQLLWIVSVLNGKTVEGIPGYGRNLIIKALPAIEDFQSNVYEVFMEPYLYGLGGPISSSDRAEKQIDLTRDPRSIGLQAIAYLRADQDSGVTGELVFRQVIPNGPVVIEGNVTGLPAGLHGLHIHQSGAVKENCQDIGPHFIAYYGRHGGPRDNIRHVGDLGNIKAEEETLNVKIIDHLISLTGPRSIVGRSIAISKSEDDYGRSSTEDSALTGTSGPSIACGVIGYLN; encoded by the exons atgaatttaagGTTGCATGTGTTCTTCGGCCAGTTACTGTGGATAGTTTCGGTTTTAAATGGCAAGACAGTCGAAGGTATTCCAGGCTATGggagaaatttaattattaaggcACTCCCAGCAATAGAAGACTTCCAGAGCAATGTTTACGAAGTTTTCATGGAACCATATCTTTAt GGCCTCGGTGGACCGATATCATCCAGCGATCGCGCAGAAAAACAGATTGATTTGACACGC GACCCCCGGTCTATTGGTCTTCAAGCAATTGCCTACCTCAGAGCTGACCAGGATTCCGGAGTCACAGGGGAATTGGTTTTCAGACAAGTGATTCCCAATGGTCCTGTGGTTATCGAGGGTAACGTGACCGGTCTACCTGCGGGGCTACATGGATTGCACATCCACCAATCTGGTGCTGTGAAGGAGAACTGTCAAGATATTGGACCGCATTTTATTGCATACTAT GGTCGTCATGGCGGACCTCGTGATAACATTCGCCACGTCGGAGACCTTGGCAACATAAAGGCTGAAGAGGAGACATTGAACGTGAAAATAATTGACCATCTGATATCATTAACCGGTCCCAGGTCTATAGTGGGACGGTCCATAGCCATAAGTAAGAGCGAGGATGACTATGGAAGATCCAGCACTGAAGATAGCGCGCTTACTGGTACATCTGGACCTTCCATTGCATGCGGCGTGATCGGATACTTGAACTAA
- the LOC125049887 gene encoding superoxide dismutase [Cu-Zn]-like isoform X2 encodes MNLRLHVFFGQLLWIVSVLNGKTVEGIPGYGRNLIIKALPAIEDFQSNVYEVFMEPYLYDPRSIGLQAIAYLRADQDSGVTGELVFRQVIPNGPVVIEGNVTGLPAGLHGLHIHQSGAVKENCQDIGPHFIAYYGRHGGPRDNIRHVGDLGNIKAEEETLNVKIIDHLISLTGPRSIVGRSIAISKSEDDYGRSSTEDSALTGTSGPSIACGVIGYLN; translated from the exons atgaatttaagGTTGCATGTGTTCTTCGGCCAGTTACTGTGGATAGTTTCGGTTTTAAATGGCAAGACAGTCGAAGGTATTCCAGGCTATGggagaaatttaattattaaggcACTCCCAGCAATAGAAGACTTCCAGAGCAATGTTTACGAAGTTTTCATGGAACCATATCTTTAt GACCCCCGGTCTATTGGTCTTCAAGCAATTGCCTACCTCAGAGCTGACCAGGATTCCGGAGTCACAGGGGAATTGGTTTTCAGACAAGTGATTCCCAATGGTCCTGTGGTTATCGAGGGTAACGTGACCGGTCTACCTGCGGGGCTACATGGATTGCACATCCACCAATCTGGTGCTGTGAAGGAGAACTGTCAAGATATTGGACCGCATTTTATTGCATACTAT GGTCGTCATGGCGGACCTCGTGATAACATTCGCCACGTCGGAGACCTTGGCAACATAAAGGCTGAAGAGGAGACATTGAACGTGAAAATAATTGACCATCTGATATCATTAACCGGTCCCAGGTCTATAGTGGGACGGTCCATAGCCATAAGTAAGAGCGAGGATGACTATGGAAGATCCAGCACTGAAGATAGCGCGCTTACTGGTACATCTGGACCTTCCATTGCATGCGGCGTGATCGGATACTTGAACTAA